In one Brassica oleracea var. oleracea cultivar TO1000 chromosome C9, BOL, whole genome shotgun sequence genomic region, the following are encoded:
- the LOC106314306 gene encoding uncharacterized protein LOC106314306, which translates to MDPAEERRDTKRHQENCNMLGYVADSEYGIPRRCPCGGRIIDEVCGKEEYDTHPGKRFFSCINYEADGFHYRQPWVIGVQEEIEHLRKRVEEADEVIKLVPNLNKQIESVEAQVKRLSLLLDHLTGDVYNLTVQIANLEKLDIGELRGFPGMVGSIDCMHWEWKNCPTAWRGQYTRGSGKPTIILEAVASQDLWIWHAFFGLPGRAPKINFKVNNHNYCMAYYLSDGIYPKWSTFIQSISLPQTPKAQLFAQHQEAVRKDVERAFGVLQARFAIVKNPALLWDKEKIGRIMRCCVILHNMIVEDERDRFTQYDTDEFESGESSRSSQVDVVSSTESLSNVGEMRGIRNQIRDQQIHHRLKADLVENIWQKFGNFDE; encoded by the exons ATGGATCCCGCAGAGGAGAGAAGAGATACAAAAAGGCATCAGGAGAACTGCAACATGTTGGGATACGTGGCCGATTCTGAATATGGGATTCCTAGAAGATGTCCCTGTGGTGGGAGAATCATTGACGAGGTTTGCGGGAAGGAGGAGTACGACACTCATCCTGGGAAGCGCTTCTTCAGCTGCATAAACTACGAG GCTGATGGATTTCATTATCGTCAGCCTTGGGTAATAGGCGTCCAGGAGGAGATCGAACACCTGCGTAAGCGTGTGGAGGAGGCTGATGAGGTGATCAAGTTGGTGCCCAATCTCAATAAACAGATTGAGAGTGTTGAG GCACAGGTTAAAAGGCTCAGTTTGCTGCTTGATCACCTCACTGGTGACGTTTATAACCTCACTGTGCAGATAGCTAATCTGGAGAAG CTGGATATTGGAGAGTTACGCGGGTTCCCAGGAATGGTAGGCAGCATCGACTGTATGCATTGGGAGTGGAAAAATTGCCCAACAGCTTGGAGAGGACAGTACACACGTGGTTCAGGAAAGCCGACAATTATCTTAGAGGCGGTGGCATCACAAGATCTATGGATATGGCACGCATTTTTCGGACTTCCAG GTCGAGCTCCTAAAATAAATTTCAAGGTCAACAACCACAATTATTGTATGGCGTACTATCTTAGCGACGGAATTTATCCGAAATGGTCAACATTTATCCAATCAATCTCACTTCCTCAAACTCCAAAAGCACAGCTATTTGCTCAACATCAAGAAGCCGTAAGAAAAGATGTCGAACGTGCTTTCGGAGTATTGCAAGCGAGGTTTGCAATAGTTAAAAACCCAGCACTACTATGGGACAAGGAAAAGATAGGAAGGATTATGAGATGTTGTGTCATACTGCACAACATGATAGTAGAGGACGAACGCGACAGATTCACTCAGTATGATACAGATGAATTCGAATCAGGAGAGTCAAGCAGAAGTTCCCAGGTTGATGTCGTCTCCTCTACGGAAAGCCTTTCTAATGTCGGTGAAATGCGTGGGATTCGCAATCAAATTCGGGATCAACAGATACATCATCGTTTGAAAGCTGATTTAGTTGAAAATATATGGCAAAAGTTTGGTAATTTTGATGAATAA